The sequence TGTCTATAGCTATAACAGGAGAGGGTCCCATTGGTCAGACCTGTGGTCTTTTTGGGTACTTTCTAATTGTTTAGTTATACGAATTAATGTGTTAGATTAACACACATGGGATACAGCAGGTAAAAGCTACCACCCATTTTATAGGGTTAATGGTGAATAGTGTTGTGTAAGTTGGGACACAACACCTGAAGATGTTTGTAAATTGTGATGTTTCCGTGTTCCTTTACTGACACCGCATCCTTCTGAAGCCGTTGTCACATTAATCAGGGATTGTAGAAGAATCCGGTAAAGCTGGGTGTGCGCAGTAGCTCCATCTCTGCGATAGTGATGTGATTAGGTGTCTCCTGAGAATTTTATTAGAACAAGACAACACATTTGGACATCAGAACATTGTGTTCTTCAATAAGGAGGATATAGGGGCAGcacgtggcttagtggttagcattacagccttgcaacgctgggaacctgggttcaagtctcaggtcaacatctgcaaagagtttgtatgttctctctctgtttgcataggtttcctcccacacaccaaaacatactggaaggttgattagattgtgagccccatagggacagggaccaatttggcaagctctgtgcagcgctgcgtaatctgtgtgtggtatataaataaaggaattattatcgtTAACAcccagctttttttttgttttctcttttaGATGAGGTGGAAGCTCTAACCAGTATGATAGGAAAACAGGCACAAATTGTGGTTAAGCCTAAAGAAGTGTCTGAAGAAGAGCAGCGGAGAAAGGCAGCCCTCCTGGCACAATATGCCAATGTCACAGATGATGAAGAATATCCTTTACATTCACCGCACTGGAGGGTCTACGTAGGGTCTATGTAGTAGCATAAATGGACTATATGACGTGAGGTGCGTCAGGTGACTGTCATGACTACAGGCCATTCCCTATGAGTAGAAGCTGGCGGGAAGATGCTATTGGTTTATTACAGTCCCTGCCATGCACATATAAACTAGCCAAAACCCATCCGCCTCTCGGCCCATTGATCACCATAGGTCTTAGAGAGACTCAGATTGGCCTTGAAGTGAATCACAATAGATGGTTCGTCGCCGGCAATTGAGGCCAATACGTCAAGTTCCAATGAAAATagacaaaaatactaaaaaaaaatgctACAGTAAAATGTTTTATCACCTTATTAGGGTGAGGGTTGTTGTGCACTCTGTGGAAGGCTACAtccacacgatgtatgcccgctgtacagtagtacggcgggcatacatcggcgccgctcacccctgcccttctccataggaatatatggcgcacggtgccgtattctggagaaagataggacatgttctatcttcctATGGGGTTCGGAGCAGTATGGTGCTGCACGTGCGAACATTGCCGtctttgggggacgtatatcggccgtatacacGTGTCCCATATggcggtgtgaatgtagcctaaaacaaaaagaaagcttTTATTTTTGCTGTTCTTTGACCTATCACTATGGCAAGGGATGTATATTCTGTCGATTTGTTGATAGGAGAAAGGGGAACATGCATGAGTATTGTAGGTTTATGAATATTTAATTACATGTTATTTCCTTAATTAATGATACTGCAGATGAAGAAGAGGACACTGCAAGCTCTGCACAGGGCAATGATAAATGTATCCTGAATCTATCTAGAGATTacagtgtgtgtgcatgtgtatctCCTGTTGTAGACAGATGAGAGTACAGATGTCATGGTTGTTACATGAACCAGTAACAAAAAGCCAAGAAGCTCGTCCAGGTTTCTGTCACACCAGTATTTATTGGTCTACTGTATTCAAAGAAAAAAATAGGTGTTGTAGGTTTTATCTACTTATTTCAGCAAATATATACTTCACTGTATAGCTATATGTAGCATGCACCATAGCCTTGTATACCTCCAGTATAGGCTCCAGATGTTAGGTGGATAGAGCTTTAAAATAACTAATCTTCCGGTGACCACATGCATTAGATATAGTTTGTCTTAGCAGTATGGTAATAATTCATCAGGTGAGAGATCCACTATAAAGGTATAAAGCAATGCCGGGGTAAATGGTTGTACAGCAAAACATCTTTGAGATAACACATTCTAGAGGAGCTGGGTGGGTTAAAGGAGACAGTATATTAAAGGAGGAACCTAAAATTAAAATTCTGGTCTGTATAAGGGGGTGATCTTTATGAGAGGTTTTACTGTACTACTTGGGTAACAGCTCTAGCAGTCTGCAGGATATACACCACATCTGTCACATTAGCATGGTGGGAGGTGACTAGGCAGCAAGGAAAGGTCACCTATAAATTGTTATATAGCCAGTGTGATCACTCGCCTAGCTGAGCCTGCAAATCTTCTAAACTTTTGacaaattgcataaatcaatatggcagacaatagtaaactttgtaatatattttactaTAGAAATCTATTCCTgtgcccttctttttcctctgcctttcttccttatttaagcagtttgtataaCTCCGCTTTCTGCCCTGTATcctctgacagctgagagataaaggaatgtAGTAAAATGTTTGACACAACTCTttagactgtccctggatagtcAAATCTCTTCAGAGAGCTGAATCGATAAGTGAAATATGCTCAAGGTTCTAAAGAGttaatttttctttctttctttctcatcTCTCTTCAGATACACTCCTCACTACAGGCAATAGAAGGAGCATAGAAAGGCAGAGAAGCTAttgtacagcagtacaactattcaCTTATTATTCCTTTATTTTGTGCCTATAAAAGTTTCACAGTCCATTTGTAAAATTTTCTTCATTTTCTATAACTGTGCCTCCAGCTTCCTGACTGAccaggggcaatgctttctctTCAGGTGAACTAACTGCTCTGCTACCTCATTCCTGCCTCAGAAATGAGACACTGGGGCGTGCAATCCTAGAAATAGGCATTGGCACATGGCCAAGAATTGGCAGTTTCCTCCGCTACTCAGCCTCCATGACAAGTGGGCATGGTTGTTGGCGAAGTGGACTGAACGGGCACAGGTTATGGCACAATTGTATGCAAGGTTCAGCCCGGCATAGAACTTCCACACCGGCGCAGCACAGCCGGAACCACCTGATAAATCAGACAGCAACATTCTACACTGGCGCACttggcgccagtgtatgataaatgtgccccactggctGTGTGACTGCTGAAGAAAATTTCTGAAGGAGGCAATATGAGGGACATAATTTCTCTTATGAGTCAGCATCTCTATCAACTCcatcattcccccctccctcagcgtCTCTAGCAAGAAGCTGGAGGCACGGCTGAGCTGGAAAAACACAAATTTGCTGCTGTTGTACTgctgtattatagcagttctcAAACATATTTAGTGTGGGATGGttaaatgaagtatattacaaagtttactattatctgcaCTACTAATTTCTGCAATTAAAAATAATTAGCTTCACAGGTTACCTATGTAGCGCATTTTATGTTTTTTGATAACTGTTGAGGATCTTTAACTATAATTTGAAGCTCTTTTCAAGAACACCAATATGGAAGACCTTGTGAATGCCAGGAAACACGAACGTGATGCAATGCGGGAGGCATCTCAAAAGAAGAAAGAACAGGACAAGCAGCAACGGGATAAAGACAAGCAAGCCAAGCAGGAGCGTAAAGAAAAGGAGAAGAAACGCACACAAAAGGGAGAGCGCAAGCGATAAATCCCTGGTGTCACAGACTTTTACTAAGGGCTGGGTGCAAAAGCTATATTGGACATCTATAACATATCAAGGTCCTTCCAGTGGAATTACTTGTGGTTCTAACTTCCAGCTGAGAATAATTTGTGTAATCAACATAACTGAGAGTCAATGCTGCATTAAACCGCCAAATAACAACATAACATTGCTGAAAATGAACTATCGCTCTCCCGTCTCCTGCCAAGACCATTTGGCGCATCTTGCAGGAGAGGTGTAGGGTAGACATGTTTAATGGCGGATTTCACTCCTTTGCACTGAAGATATTTATACATTtgtaaatgaaataaaatgcTGCCCGGCATACTAAATTGTATACATGGATGGAGCGGTTATTTAGCTGATAAAATCATGGGTGTACAATAGAATGCGTTTTCACAAGACAAAAATGGATGTGGATTTTCAGACAGAAAATCAAATTCTGTGGCAAAATATTCATCAGCTTTTGCGATGTGGATTTTGATTATATTTTATCAGTTCTGGAATATAGGGcttgtgtataaaaaaaacaaaaaaaaaacagttcccAAATCTTGCGGGAACACACCATTTTTGATGTGTAATAGGTGTAGTTATCATGTTATATCTATATTTGTTTGTACTTTTATTTACTGAATTGACCTAAATCCTCGTGACCTTTCCCTTTAAAGTGTAAATGGAAAgttatgattttaccaaattgtaTGAGATTCCCCCTTTTAAAACAAACAGagcgatgcctactttgtgcagcTCAccacttttctttccaaagttctggcattttctgttatGAAAGGGTTTGACAAAAGTCAAAcaaaggatgtatatggtgacagcctggcaactTTCatgacatggaggagcagggaacatgtaataagtggaggaAATGATaaaccttagtgctcacacagcacaggctatctgcacagagctgatattgACGATGACAAGATGGGGGAAgcgagcagcatgaggtgcagagagacagagaaagttctgtaaaatCACAGACTCTGATGTAGCGACTGATAGGGAACATCTGTATCTACAGTCTTGAACGCATCCAGCTCTAGTACATGCACAGAGAGAGCTATGTCCTATGACTTCcttctctgtgagcagggagcagcggcCCCTAGCAAGAGTCCGTAGATTTGTTTATACTACAGACTCCAGGGCTTGtaagcacaggcagaggaagcagccattgcagcactccGATCTCCaacctgaggggtatagcaaataCACTGCTGCAtacaggtaacaaagataataggcaatgtTGATTTATGGATCCCAGAGCTTACCCTCAGCAGCACAATGACAGATTCTGTCTCCGTCAGTGTGCATGTCTGCCTGTGCCTCTTACATCAGTATGGCAGTCTATTACTTTGAACAAGTGAgcagatgatcgcttgttcaagttcCAGAGTGAGCGGGACAGTAAAAATTTTattctacaaaaaataaaaaagtccccTAAAATGACCAAACCCCTACAcacaaaaagtgaaaatcaccacacaaacgGTACATATAATATTTTGCCAcgtctgtaacaacctgtaaaaaaattgaaaattactAAACCTGTACagtgaacaaaggaaaaaaatatatataaacgcCAAATTGAGCGTTGGCTAATTGGAGCATTTTGGGGCTGAAAACCAAGGTTTTATTTCCTATCTACTAcatccagcggcaccattttggtttgggatcgctggagagaggagcttAACGTTACTGTTACACAAAAATTACACTGtctgatccctatctgttccctcctgcgcCCTGTATACTTTTtaatgcgctgtgttagcgttgttctgcactgggcaGACTTTtctgtgtgaatagcgctgcacagtatctttagtGGTAGTGGTTGGAGCATCTtggggcaagctaggtgcatttgcaTGGTGCACATAGGGTTTAGTTTTTTTCTCCCAGTGCGCCCGTAGGTGTacctgtagtttggtgcacattacctAATACTTCTAGTGcacattttcttatttttatgtgtacaatgtctcagaagacgtacacagtgttggaggcatacaacataCTGGTCTCTGAcacagagtcagctagtggggatgatgtccccttttacctctcctcttcctcatctTCCAGAGATCCAAAAGAACTCACCAAGAGGTCTCTGTAGGGTTAATGCTGGAGAAGTTCCTGGGACTTCTAGGGGAGAAGTGTCTGGGGCTTCCATTGACCccacataggtagccccagataattctACCCCTCAGGTCGCagactttttgggccaacctggaattaaatcTCTATGTTGCAGAGCATTTTGCCtaaaaccccacttcattttatgcacaaccctacaggtggacccctgtcacttcagaagagatggagaagtattggggcataatacttcttatggggctAGTAAAGAAGCCATTAATCAGGGACTACTAGAGCACAGACAtcctgtaccacaccccgatgtgcCGCATGGTGATGAGCAGGAtgcactttgaagccatccaCAAGTTTTTGcattacactgacaacacacaatgcccacccagagatgaccccagttatgattgttTGTTTCGGagcaggcccatattagatcattttagtgtcAAGTTTGCACAGGCATATACCCCAGGGAAACGTggccatagacgagtccctggtacatattaaagggagacttcaattctgccagtacctgcccaataagagggcaaggtatgacGTGAAGATCTATAAGCTGTGAgaaagtacatcagggtatatgaaggaaaGGACTCCACTATAGCACCCCCAGAACATCCCCCTTTTGGGTggtacagggaagatagtgtgggatttgttGCACCCATTGCTGGACAAGGGCTAACACCTCTACCTGGGCAATTTCTACACCAGCGCTACCCTGTTCGAGTGCCTGGCTTCCAAAAAAACTGcggaatcagagaggtctccctaagtcacagaagcgactctgtattgtgtatgcaatacatgggcacaccagctCCCCTGTCCGAGTATGAGGTACCAGTATAGAAACCCCCCAAACCTGACTGCATACTggattataataagtacatgggaggaGTGAACTTGtcagaccaggtgcttcagccatgcGGAAgttgagggtgtggtacaagaaggtGGCCGtggacatcatgcagatggcattgtataattctTGCATGTTATATTGAtatgcaggccagaggggaacttttctGGAATTTCAGGATGTttttttttggagaccaggaagcgGGGAGTGCCAGCAGGAAGGACACCATTTACCATTGTgaaacatgcccagaaaaaccaggactatgtatgaaagaTGCTTCCGTTTTTATTACACATCCCTGGATCTTTAGATGTAGATTTTACCCTGATGTtctatgcacagcttatacatcatgccgcaccttccctgctgtgtgcctagcctgtagattattgtccCATCAGGGGTATTGCCTTACAATGGTGaacacatcatgatttttgggggttTGTCTCCTGTGACGTGTTTGTGCCTCCTGgcacaatatgacataatggatattttttactatgcactattatgcattttatttggggcccacctgtggggttaaaatactAACTATACCCCTGGGATTAATTCATGTAGggctgtagtttccaaaatggggtcagatcttaggggtttctactggtATGGCAATATAATGAAGACAAATagtaaaaggtttctacaaaaaaaatttgtggcatgactttttgtctaaaaagtagaacatctgaAACTTtgataattgtaattttttgttcAAAGTTCTCTAAAATTAGTAACAAAGTAACTAATCAGTGAATTTATTctactaatataaactacaatgtctcacgaaaaAAAACTCtgtcaaaatcacaaggatatgtTAGTGTTGAGAAGTTACCACAGGAAGtcacactggtcaaatttttaaGCAAAAGTACTAAACCTTAACATACAAACAGGCTACGTCCTGAAGGGGATAAAACCACTTCCAATTAATTTTCATTTCGAACCTATGCATGGTTCTTACTCCTAGCCTCCTATGCAAACATTACACACAGTACTGTAAGGGACTGTAGTATTTTTAAGGGTGCAGTGTGATGCACGGAGATAAAAACATCTGGCGGCAAATTCTACAAAGTTCACTTCCTGATAAAGCagatagtgacatctagtaccttacagatgACCAACGTCGGTGTCACTGACTGACTCTAGTGTGTGggacagcatcagcatgggtagTGTCAGCCACTGTGCGTCAGTTATCTGGTGACGCTGTGTGGGGATGTTCTCAAGTAGTAATATTGTCAGCAATGTTTGCTCAAGTTCCAAACCAATTTTTAAAAAGCAAGTACAGATGGTTGAATATGGCAGTACATCATGGGtgggctgctgggggaggaggagagtgccatttaaaattttgcctaaggcagcaaaaaggctataaGTTGCATGGGCAGTTAAGTTGAACAAAGgtttaatattaaaggggtattacaggaatcggcataattcatgTACAAATGGGTCttaaaaatataagctaatatgtaattagttgttatttaaaatttttctccccTCAGCAGTAAAgtgctgatgacatacactgtaatgaagaattaaaatgctactggccctttaatcagtccattgatttcctccacgcggagaagacacaggacagaagatggccgctgggcacatgttcacatcacatgtcctgcacctgcctggtcatgtgatcatcactatgtttggctgtagtgggttggttacagtgcatccagtatggccagtgttgtggtgagacatcatctcagtgagggaatgtgcagtgatggcagttagacatcattactgtggtaacagagcaagaaaatctgttaaatcatcactgagagcagagcaaagagggaggaggagttactgaaaactaaaggatcatgggacttgtagtttccagtggcagccatcttggtgataactctgaaatactttagagaggccacaaaatgttgtgaatcataaaatcaaactatttaagctccagtttgtgactaatgacattgagttttgttgtattcaattatttatagcattatgggtttttgtgtcagacgttcatattcccggaatacccctttaaaggtttaTTGTGGAGACCTTTGATTTTACATCTGCCTCATATGATCTCACATCAGCAGAGGATGGTTTTgaacacagtaggagggggagggagtgcgCATTACTatcattttaaaatttgattttagaagaaagaaggccatggataacaaatgtcaaAAGATTAGCAGTCACAaagccaggatctatgagtgccactggtttatccatacttgattttgatggtagatttccattaagtcCTGGACTGCCTTTATATGTTAGGGAGTGCAGGATTCCTTTAACCTAAAAATAAGTCAGACAGACATACTACATTGCAGTAACAATTGcatttttattcctttttcaGCATTCAACATGAAGTCACATGGAATAACCACTACTGTGCTCATCTACAACATAACGTGTTTGTCCAATGATCCAAGAAAACAGGGTCTATCTGAATAATGCAAATTAAAAGTCAGATTTATAAACTATGATCAAATCAAGTTAGACATACAGGGTTTTAGCTCTAAAGCTGTATCTGGTAACATCTATATTAGAAGAGGAGACTTCCAACAAATCTTTCCCCATTTCAGAAATCCAGCTATGCATGTGGAGTTGCATTATCTTCTGCTCACAGTGAACATATATTGTGCTGGCACAATGAAAATGTGTACAGCCAACCCTGCTAACAAAATGCCTTCCAATAACAAGTCTTCCCctcacaaaggaaaaaaaaaataaaatcatggaAACTTTCCAAATTCTGAAATAAAATCTGCAAAGGAGCCATCTGTTTTCAGATGACTCAAAAGCTCTATACTAAATCAGGAGGGCACAGGGCAGCCTGTCCATGATCTTACCACTGATGTCTAGAAAGTTGTACTGTAAACTATGGTCTAACTTCATGAACCACAATTTCCAATTGGTGTTGCTCAGGTTCATACAATTTATTAGGTGGTGGTTTTGATGCTTCTTAGTCCCCTCAGACAACAGCAAGCTATATAAAATGAACAAGTTTTTTTGGACAAGTCGTTTAGCCAACACTGCATTAAAAAGAGTCGGTCAAGTCCAaaatgcccctcaaattaataaaTTGGCCACTTAAATTGggatattaaaagaaaaaaaaaatacttatataATTATCTCTACATTACAGTTATACCAGATACCCAAATCAACCTGTGTTTTTAATAGGGTTTGCCAATTTGCATAAATTGCCTGACACAAGTAGAGGCACAAAATGTTAATGATGGATAAGGGGTTGCGATTCCGGAGGATAGCTGGTGACC comes from Engystomops pustulosus chromosome 6, aEngPut4.maternal, whole genome shotgun sequence and encodes:
- the CCDC43 gene encoding coiled-coil domain-containing protein 43; translation: MRSEVSVQPGVRRIAPPPRVGPQPGWKMAAPSEQVAAGDFGAWLDERLEALGMDPEVYPAYITGVLREEENPEERDEALRGILSAFLEEDSIEEVCIEIVTKWCEAEKTSRSQAKAEDEVEALTSMIGKQAQIVVKPKEVSEEEQRRKAALLAQYANVTDDEDADEEEDTASSAQGNDKSLFKNTNMEDLVNARKHERDAMREASQKKKEQDKQQRDKDKQAKQERKEKEKKRTQKGERKR